From a region of the Oryza sativa Japonica Group chromosome 6, ASM3414082v1 genome:
- the LOC136356889 gene encoding receptor homology region, transmembrane domain- and RING domain-containing protein 2-like gives MATSSESVNQLKDDGTEEMDVDDYIGGGSGGGGEALIGMKTVEAPDDGSNCPICLDGGGGGGEKTTTEAWVETPCAHRFHSRCLESWARVKLGTCPMCRRELTAAAAAATTTAGEDVHVLVADPMVADPLQARWNLFVQRSTDGF, from the coding sequence ATGGCGACGTCGAGCGAGTCGGTGAACCAGTTGAAGGACGATGGTACGGAGGAGATGGACGTCGACGACTacatcggcggcggcagcggcggtggcggcgaggcgttGATCGGGATGAAGACGGTGGAGGCGCCGGACGACGGCAGCAACTGCCCGATTTgcttggacggcggcggcggcggtggggagaagacgacgacggaggcgTGGGTGGAGACGCCGTGCGCGCACCGCTTCCACTCGCGGTGCCTCGAGTCTTGGGCTCGGGTGAAGCTAGGGACCTGCCCCATGTGCCGGCGcgagctgacggcggcggcggcagcggcgacgacgacggccggagaGGATGTGCATGTGCTGGTGGCCGATCCGATGGTGGCGGATCCGCTGCAGGCGAGGTGGAATTTGTTTGTTCAACGGTCAACTGATGGTTTCTAG